In one window of Constrictibacter sp. MBR-5 DNA:
- a CDS encoding polysaccharide pyruvyl transferase family protein: MLRVGLLWHSLASGNLGVRALTLAQLAILETAAEAAGREVEAVIFGHPDWGAPRLDYAGRLVRLAPPHDLTAVALFRRTGDLLGAFRRCDLLIDIGEGDSFTDVYGWRRYVKQLASKALALRSGRPLILAPQTIGPFGRGRRLPPAALLRRAAHVFARDAESEAFARRLAPTANLALATDVAFLLPWEAPARPRGGPLRIGLNVSGLLYQGRGFGLPVPYAALVDALLADWTGRAGYEVHLVAHVLAAPGEADQDGAVSRQLARRFPAARLAPAFTDPRAAKSWIAGLDFFVGARMHACVAAFSAGVPLVPLAYTRKATGLFRSLGYDAVADLRSGSLEDAVRIVGDGLAGRAALAAAAAAGNRRAAERLRVYTDLVAHLVRTA, translated from the coding sequence ATGCTGCGCGTCGGGCTGCTCTGGCACTCGCTCGCCTCGGGCAATCTCGGCGTGCGTGCGCTGACGCTCGCCCAGCTCGCCATCCTGGAGACGGCCGCCGAGGCCGCCGGACGCGAGGTCGAGGCCGTCATCTTCGGGCATCCCGACTGGGGCGCGCCGCGCCTCGACTATGCGGGACGGCTGGTACGGCTCGCACCCCCTCACGATCTCACCGCGGTGGCGTTGTTCCGCCGCACCGGCGACCTGCTCGGCGCCTTCCGCCGCTGCGACCTGCTGATCGACATCGGCGAGGGCGACAGCTTCACCGACGTCTATGGCTGGCGACGCTACGTCAAGCAGCTCGCCAGCAAGGCGCTGGCACTGCGCAGCGGCCGGCCGCTGATCCTGGCGCCGCAGACCATCGGGCCGTTCGGCCGCGGGCGGCGCCTGCCGCCGGCGGCACTGCTGCGCCGTGCCGCACATGTCTTCGCCCGCGACGCCGAGTCCGAGGCCTTCGCGCGCCGCCTCGCGCCGACCGCCAACCTGGCGCTGGCGACCGACGTCGCCTTCCTGCTTCCGTGGGAAGCGCCCGCGCGGCCTCGCGGCGGCCCTCTCCGCATCGGGCTGAACGTGTCCGGCCTGCTCTACCAGGGGCGCGGGTTCGGTCTTCCCGTCCCCTATGCGGCGCTGGTCGATGCGCTCCTGGCCGACTGGACGGGCCGCGCGGGATACGAGGTTCATCTGGTCGCGCATGTCCTGGCCGCGCCCGGTGAGGCGGACCAGGACGGGGCGGTCTCCAGGCAGCTCGCGCGGCGCTTTCCGGCGGCCCGGCTGGCGCCGGCCTTCACCGACCCGCGCGCCGCGAAATCCTGGATCGCCGGCCTCGACTTCTTCGTCGGCGCCCGCATGCACGCCTGCGTCGCCGCCTTCTCGGCGGGGGTGCCGCTGGTCCCGCTGGCCTACACGCGCAAGGCGACCGGCCTGTTTCGCAGCCTCGGCTACGACGCGGTGGCGGACCTTCGCAGCGGCAGCCTCGAGGATGCCGTCCGGATCGTCGGTGACGGATTGGCGGGGCGTGCGGCATTGGCGGCGGCCGCCGCGGCCGGCAACCGTCGCGCCGCCGAGCGGCTGCGGGTCTATACCGACCTGGTGGCGCATCTGGTCCGCACCGCATGA
- a CDS encoding cold shock domain-containing protein, protein MATDQRRPPQAGNFYRSGVTAKVKWFNPEKGFGFVTPDDGSPDVFLHASAVKALGRDSLPEGATIDCDVNKGTKGPQVALIHSVDESTVPRATGRAAGPSRGGRPRPGTPGATAERRAPPAPAAPKAPVRTAPPAGRPVEGTVKFFDPRKGYGFVTPERGGKDIFIGADALRRSGIEALQPSVRIRVITRDSERGLEAERVEFP, encoded by the coding sequence ATGGCCACCGATCAGCGCCGGCCGCCGCAGGCGGGGAACTTCTACCGGTCCGGCGTCACCGCCAAGGTCAAATGGTTCAACCCGGAGAAGGGCTTCGGCTTCGTCACCCCCGACGACGGGTCGCCCGACGTGTTCCTGCACGCCTCCGCAGTCAAGGCGCTCGGCCGAGACAGCCTGCCGGAAGGGGCCACGATCGACTGCGACGTGAACAAGGGCACGAAGGGCCCGCAGGTCGCGCTGATCCATTCCGTCGACGAGAGCACCGTACCGCGGGCGACCGGCCGCGCCGCCGGTCCGTCGCGCGGGGGGCGGCCGCGCCCGGGCACGCCCGGCGCGACGGCTGAGCGGCGGGCGCCACCGGCACCGGCTGCGCCGAAGGCGCCGGTACGCACGGCGCCGCCGGCGGGCCGTCCGGTCGAGGGGACGGTGAAGTTCTTCGACCCGCGCAAAGGCTACGGCTTCGTGACGCCGGAGCGTGGCGGGAAGGACATCTTCATCGGCGCCGACGCCCTGCGCCGCTCGGGCATCGAGGCGTTGCAGCCCAGCGTGCGCATCCGCGTGATCACGCGCGACTCCGAGAGGGGCCTGGAGGCGGAGCGGGTCGAGTTTCCCTGA
- a CDS encoding aminotransferase class III-fold pyridoxal phosphate-dependent enzyme — protein sequence MNAPQPNFDLTAALRDAEERYVAANPNSLEAYEHARRSMPGGNTRTVLYYSPFPLSLAGGEGCHVTDVDGHRYIDTVSEQTAALYGHSNPKIQAAVIEALKHGIVLGGPTGRESELAELLCARFEALELVRFTNSGTEANLFAVQTARGVTGRSKIMVFEGCYHGGLMSFGGYGSTMNVPFPYVMAPYNDPDRTAALIAEHAGDLACVIMEPMIGSGGCIPAQADFVKAVREATAKHGVVLIFDEVMSSRLAPGGFQSVLGVTPDMMTMGKYLGGGLSFGAFGGRRDLMERFDPSRPDAFGHAGTFNNNVLSLSAGITGLRDVLTPEASMRINADGNRLRERLKQTLAKRGVPGTVTGYGSMLMIQLADGSYDRPKDTTRVRPEARALCQFEMLSRGVYLSRRNMLNLSLPMDAAAFDAIVAAFDGFLETHAKVLTAA from the coding sequence ATGAATGCGCCGCAGCCGAACTTTGACCTCACCGCCGCCCTGCGCGATGCCGAGGAGCGCTATGTCGCCGCCAACCCGAATAGCCTCGAGGCCTACGAGCATGCGCGGCGCAGCATGCCGGGCGGCAACACCCGCACCGTCCTCTACTATTCGCCCTTCCCGCTCAGCCTGGCGGGCGGCGAAGGCTGCCACGTGACCGACGTCGACGGCCACCGCTACATCGACACGGTGTCGGAGCAGACGGCGGCGCTCTATGGCCATTCGAATCCGAAGATCCAGGCGGCGGTGATCGAGGCGCTGAAGCACGGCATCGTGCTCGGCGGGCCGACGGGCCGCGAATCGGAACTGGCCGAACTGCTCTGCGCGCGGTTCGAGGCGCTCGAACTGGTGCGCTTCACCAATTCCGGCACCGAGGCCAACCTGTTCGCCGTGCAGACGGCGCGCGGCGTCACCGGGCGCTCGAAGATCATGGTCTTCGAAGGCTGCTACCACGGCGGCCTGATGAGCTTCGGCGGCTACGGCTCGACGATGAACGTCCCCTTCCCCTACGTGATGGCCCCCTACAACGACCCCGACCGCACCGCCGCCCTGATCGCCGAACATGCCGGCGACCTCGCCTGCGTCATCATGGAGCCGATGATCGGCAGCGGCGGCTGCATTCCGGCGCAGGCCGACTTCGTGAAGGCGGTGCGCGAGGCGACGGCGAAGCACGGCGTCGTCCTGATCTTCGACGAGGTGATGAGCTCGCGCCTGGCGCCCGGCGGGTTCCAGTCGGTGCTGGGCGTGACGCCCGACATGATGACCATGGGCAAGTATCTCGGCGGCGGCCTCAGCTTCGGCGCGTTCGGCGGCCGTCGCGACCTGATGGAGCGGTTCGACCCGTCGCGCCCCGACGCCTTCGGCCACGCCGGCACGTTCAACAACAACGTGCTCAGCCTGTCGGCCGGCATCACCGGGCTGCGCGACGTGCTGACGCCCGAGGCGTCGATGCGCATCAACGCCGACGGCAACCGGCTGCGCGAGCGGCTGAAGCAGACGCTGGCGAAGCGCGGCGTGCCGGGCACCGTCACCGGCTACGGCTCGATGCTGATGATCCAGCTGGCCGACGGCAGCTACGACCGGCCGAAGGACACGACCCGCGTCCGCCCCGAGGCGCGCGCCCTGTGCCAGTTCGAGATGCTGTCGCGCGGCGTCTACCTCTCCCGCCGCAACATGCTGAACCTCTCCCTACCAATGGATGCGGCCGCGTTCGACGCGATCGTCGCGGCGTTCGACGGCTTCCTGGAGACGCACGCGAAGGTACTGACCGCCGCCTGA
- a CDS encoding RusA family crossover junction endodeoxyribonuclease, which produces MSLEPPLPFEFVVPGTAMSAQASSASKDAWKARIRAAARGALPEDHWMLTAPLAVTIYLFPDGPLAGDVDNRVKPILDAMTRFVYDDDRLIERIVVQKFEPGRVFPFQNPSALLLQALDADRPVLYVRLTDDLHAELS; this is translated from the coding sequence GTGTCCCTGGAGCCCCCTCTGCCGTTCGAGTTCGTGGTTCCGGGAACCGCCATGAGCGCGCAGGCTTCGTCCGCGTCGAAGGATGCGTGGAAGGCCCGCATTCGCGCCGCCGCGAGAGGTGCTCTGCCGGAAGATCACTGGATGCTGACGGCCCCGCTGGCGGTGACCATCTATCTGTTCCCGGATGGGCCGCTCGCCGGCGATGTCGACAATCGCGTGAAACCGATTCTCGATGCGATGACGCGGTTCGTCTATGATGACGACCGTCTGATAGAGCGTATCGTCGTGCAGAAGTTCGAACCGGGAAGGGTGTTTCCGTTCCAGAATCCGAGCGCTCTTTTGCTGCAGGCGCTCGATGCGGACAGGCCGGTACTGTACGTGCGACTGACCGACGATCTACATGCGGAGTTGTCGTGA
- a CDS encoding nitroreductase has protein sequence MDFTTLVATRRSVRGYKPDPVPRELIDEILHVAKGAPSSMNSQPWHVHVLTGEPLEEVRRRNTELMLAGAKANRDIHTHGPYEGVHRQRQVDIAKELFAAMGIAREDKVMRQDWVMRGFRQFDAPVSIVLTYDRILDPGATCHFDLGALSYGIVLAAWERGLGTVVNGQGITRSDVVREVANIPDDEVIMTCIAMGWPDDGFAANAVRSVREPNEAFVRYVGFPD, from the coding sequence ATGGACTTCACGACACTCGTCGCCACGCGCCGGAGCGTTCGCGGGTACAAGCCGGATCCGGTGCCGCGCGAACTGATCGACGAGATCCTGCATGTGGCGAAGGGGGCGCCGTCGTCGATGAACAGCCAGCCGTGGCACGTCCACGTGCTGACGGGCGAGCCGCTGGAGGAGGTGCGGCGGCGGAATACCGAGCTGATGCTGGCGGGCGCGAAGGCGAACCGGGACATCCACACCCACGGCCCCTACGAGGGCGTGCACCGGCAGCGGCAGGTGGACATCGCCAAGGAACTGTTCGCCGCCATGGGCATCGCGCGCGAGGACAAGGTGATGCGCCAGGACTGGGTGATGCGCGGCTTCCGGCAGTTCGATGCGCCGGTGTCGATCGTGCTGACCTACGACCGGATCCTCGATCCCGGTGCCACCTGCCATTTCGACCTGGGGGCGCTGAGCTACGGCATCGTGCTGGCGGCGTGGGAACGCGGGCTCGGCACCGTGGTCAACGGCCAGGGCATCACCCGCTCGGACGTGGTGCGGGAGGTGGCGAACATCCCCGACGACGAGGTCATCATGACCTGCATCGCCATGGGCTGGCCCGACGACGGCTTCGCCGCCAACGCGGTACGCTCGGTGCGCGAGCCGAACGAAGCGTTCGTGCGCTATGTAGGGTTCCCGGACTAG
- the leuB gene encoding 3-isopropylmalate dehydrogenase gives MPSNKKLLVLPGDGIGPEVVREVLRVVDWMDKRRHVSFDLSEDLVGGAAIDAYGTPLKEETLEAAKASDAVLFGSVGGPQWDVLPFDQRPERGILGLRKGMQLFANLRPAKVFDALVDASTLKNEIVQGLDILILRELTGGIYFGEPRGIETLPDGTRRGINTQVYTTPEIERIARVGFELAQKRAKRVMSVEKANVMESGVLWREEVQKLHDAEFQDVELQHMYADNCAMQLVRAPKQFDVIVTDNLFGDILSDCAAMLTGSLGMLPSASLGAVDPTTGRRMALYEPIHGSAPDIAGQGKANPLAQMLSLSMLLRYSFDMNEDADLIENAVENVLKAGIRTGDIVGPGMKPVSTTQMTDAILKELDAQAA, from the coding sequence ATGCCGTCGAACAAGAAGCTGCTGGTACTCCCCGGGGACGGGATCGGGCCGGAAGTTGTGCGTGAAGTGCTGCGCGTCGTCGACTGGATGGACAAGCGCCGGCACGTGAGTTTCGACCTCAGCGAGGACCTCGTCGGCGGTGCCGCGATCGACGCCTACGGCACGCCGCTGAAGGAGGAGACGCTGGAGGCGGCGAAGGCGTCTGACGCCGTGCTGTTCGGCTCCGTCGGCGGTCCCCAGTGGGACGTGCTGCCCTTCGACCAGCGTCCGGAGCGCGGCATCCTCGGCCTGCGCAAGGGCATGCAGCTCTTCGCCAACCTGCGTCCGGCCAAGGTGTTCGACGCGCTCGTCGACGCGTCGACCCTGAAGAACGAGATCGTCCAGGGCCTCGACATCCTGATCCTGCGCGAACTGACCGGCGGCATCTATTTCGGCGAACCGCGTGGCATCGAGACGCTGCCCGACGGCACGCGCCGCGGCATCAACACCCAGGTCTACACGACGCCGGAGATCGAGCGCATCGCCCGCGTCGGCTTCGAACTGGCGCAGAAGCGCGCCAAGCGCGTCATGTCGGTCGAGAAGGCCAATGTGATGGAGTCCGGCGTGCTCTGGCGCGAGGAGGTGCAGAAACTGCACGACGCCGAGTTCCAGGACGTCGAGCTGCAGCACATGTACGCCGACAACTGCGCCATGCAGCTGGTCCGGGCACCCAAGCAGTTCGACGTGATCGTCACCGACAACCTGTTCGGCGACATCCTCTCCGACTGCGCCGCCATGCTCACGGGGTCGCTCGGCATGCTGCCGTCTGCCTCGCTCGGCGCCGTCGACCCGACCACCGGCCGCCGCATGGCGCTCTACGAGCCGATCCACGGCAGCGCGCCGGACATCGCCGGCCAGGGCAAGGCGAACCCGCTCGCCCAGATGCTCAGCCTGTCGATGCTGCTGCGCTACTCGTTCGACATGAACGAGGATGCCGACCTGATCGAGAACGCCGTCGAGAACGTCCTGAAGGCGGGCATCCGCACCGGCGACATCGTCGGCCCGGGCATGAAGCCGGTCTCCACGACCCAGATGACCGACGCCATCCTGAAGGAGCTCGACGCCCAGGCGGCGTGA
- a CDS encoding PRC-barrel domain-containing protein, whose product MQTGMRDTAVETSEAGRLIGSDKVEGTEVHDRSGNKLGTIERVMIDKYSGKVAYAVMSFGGFLGIGERYHPLPWAVLDYDTRQNAYVVDLDKSTLEGAPTIGDRDRVDLSDETYGRELHDYYGVRPFWL is encoded by the coding sequence ATGCAGACCGGAATGAGAGACACCGCCGTCGAGACCAGCGAAGCCGGCCGCCTGATCGGCTCGGACAAGGTCGAGGGCACGGAGGTGCACGATCGCAGCGGCAACAAGCTCGGGACGATCGAGCGGGTCATGATCGACAAATACTCGGGCAAGGTCGCCTACGCGGTCATGTCGTTCGGTGGCTTCCTCGGAATCGGCGAGCGCTACCACCCGCTGCCCTGGGCCGTCCTGGACTACGACACGCGGCAGAACGCCTATGTGGTCGACCTGGACAAGAGCACGCTGGAAGGTGCGCCGACCATCGGCGACCGGGATCGGGTCGACCTTTCGGACGAAACCTATGGGCGGGAGCTGCACGACTATTACGGCGTCAGGCCGTTCTGGCTCTGA